The following nucleotide sequence is from Roseivirga sp. BDSF3-8.
GAAATGGGGCTGCGGCAAAAGGACCTGATAGGCGTGATAGGAGGAAAAAGCCGGGTGTCTGAAATTTTAAACCGGAAGAAAAAACTAACGGTGGAAATGATACGGATGCTTGAAGAAAAACTCAATATATCGGCTTCATTATTGGTGCAGGATTACCCGCTCAGACCCTATGAGTCCAACTCCCCACTGAATGTTGCAGCCGAAGAAGAAAATCCCTATCAGAAGTCGCCCAAAAAACAGAAATAATATCACTGTTAGCCATTCCTACTTACTCTACCTCATTAATACCTTTCATATTTACTGATGAATAGCCGCTTTTTCAGCTTATCAGTTGCTTTTATCCTATTAAGTATGGGCTTACATGCTTGTAACGCAGGCTCTCTTAAAAAGGAAAATGATGATTTTCAGCGTGAAATACTACAGTATAATCGATATACACACCGGGCTTTTGCTATACAAAACGTCACCCTGATAGATGGTACTGGGGGCAATCCAGGGCAGAACCAAAGCGTACTCATTGAAGATGGATTAATAAAGGCCGTAGGTGAAACAGGTACGATAAGGCTCCCGCGTGGTACAAAAGTAGTAGATGGTACCGGCAAGACCCTTATGCCCGGCCTGGTAGGTATGCATAACCATATGCACATGCCTGGTATCCAATTTCTTGGAGAGTGGGGAGCTTTATTATATCTGGCTGCAGGGGTGACTACTATGCAAACCTGCGGGTCGGCCTCCCCGGTCGAGGAAATTCGCCTGGTGGAGCAAATAGATAGCGGCCTGGTAGAAGGGCCGGAGATATTTACCAGCGCCCCCTACTTTACCGGCCCGGGTGGAAGTACAGCTATGATCATACCAGAGAATGACACCCAGATTAGAGATACAGTAGCTTATTGGGCTGAAAAGGGTGTGAGGTGGTTTAAGGTTTATCGCCACACCAGGCCGGAAGACCTTCAGGTGATAATCAATGAGGTTCATCGGCATGGAGGAAAAGTTACCGGACACCTCTGTTCCATCACTTTTAAAGAAGCCACGGAAATGGGTATAGACGGCATAGAGCACGGCCTGAATAGCGCGACGGACTTCAGCCTGAGCAAAAACCCCGGTACATGTGATGCCAGCAGGGAGTTTATCGATCATATTGATGTGAATTCGCA
It contains:
- a CDS encoding type II toxin-antitoxin system HigA family antitoxin — encoded protein: MKIKPIKSEEDYEKALERLDEIFDAAPDSPEGDEAEILSLLIENYEDEHYTIEAPDPVEAIRIRMEEMGLRQKDLIGVIGGKSRVSEILNRKKKLTVEMIRMLEEKLNISASLLVQDYPLRPYESNSPLNVAAEEENPYQKSPKKQK
- a CDS encoding amidohydrolase family protein, which codes for MGLHACNAGSLKKENDDFQREILQYNRYTHRAFAIQNVTLIDGTGGNPGQNQSVLIEDGLIKAVGETGTIRLPRGTKVVDGTGKTLMPGLVGMHNHMHMPGIQFLGEWGALLYLAAGVTTMQTCGSASPVEEIRLVEQIDSGLVEGPEIFTSAPYFTGPGGSTAMIIPENDTQIRDTVAYWAEKGVRWFKVYRHTRPEDLQVIINEVHRHGGKVTGHLCSITFKEATEMGIDGIEHGLNSATDFSLSKNPGTCDASREFIDHIDVNSQEVGSVLRKLIEQNVFLTSTVAIYEASIPMRAHAREESVALMPQSVKQAYDERRARIRQDSSEAQVQSDRREARLQRILGFEKRFFDMGGHLVAGVDAGRHVLPGFGDQRNYELMVTEGGFLPAEAIQVMTQNGARALHRNDIGHIAKGMKADLVLLDGDLTENPEVIYAVEAVYKNGRPYDADKLLVKAMKLKNNLP